GTCGTAGTAACTGCCCTGAAACCAGGCAACGCTGTGATTGATGATGTCGATGTCGTTGTCGCGGGCGTAGTCGGCCGCGAGCTGGAGTCCGAGTTCATCCTCGACCCTGATCATGTAGAGCTGCGCACCGGGGGCCATATCGGCGACTAGTTCAGCCACAACCGTGCCGTGGGCACCGTCGTCTTCCATTCCAGAGCCCGTGTAGTTGACCGAAATCGTACTGGCGGGCAGCTCCCCCGAACTGATCCTCGAACTCAGACCGGCGAACTCCAGATCGACGACCGCAATCTTGATGCCGGTTCCGTCGATCCCCTGGGGTTGAAGCAGGTCTGCGTCGGTCAAGGTCACGGCCTCTGAGACCACACTCCCGCTTCCGATCCCGGCGGGCACGCTTCTGAGTGGCAGGCGCGCGACGCGTACGTCGGTCAGTTCGCTCAGACGGTCGATCGCGCTGACGGGAATGCTGACCCGCAGAAAGGAGCGTGAGTGCGCGGACACGCGCCCACCAATCCGACGCAGCTTGCGCCGGTCGATCCCGCTGGAATGGTGGGAACGGGGCTCGAGGATCATCTGGATGGTCGCGTCATCCCGCAACGCCCTGCGCCTTCTCAGCCGGAGGCGGCGCGCCCCAGGCTCCCCGAATTTTCGATACGCCTCCGCCAGGCGCTCCAGACCGCGGCCGACACGCGGGCGCCGATCGATCCGTGGCGTATCCCCATACGAGGGCAGCGGGGCACTGACGATGAGCAGTGCGAGGGCCAGAAGCAGGCCGCAAAGGCCCCCTGAGCGCCAGAGCAGGATCTGGCGGAGAGGGTGGGATTCGAACCCACGGACTCCGGTGAGGAGTCTGCGGTTTTCAAGACCGCCGCCTTCGACCACTCGGCCACCTCTCCGCGTCGTCATATCGTGCACTTACTGGACTTCCTGCGCATGCCCTTGAGGCACAATCAAGCTGAGTTGTGCCCTTCCGATAAAGCCCACAGGTCACGGGCGATTACCCAGGAGGTTGCACATGTCGAAGGCACAGGTCGTGCCCCAGGTCCGAGTCTACCAGCGGGGACACAAATGGTGGTACGACATTCGCCTGGAGGGTCGCCGGATTCGACGGCCCGGGGGTCGGAGTCGGAACGAGGCGCAAGCGTCGGGGGCACAGTTTCTGGCATCCGGGGCACAGCGCTCCCCAGCCGGGACCCTTGGCGCCATCCTCGATTCGTGGGTTGCCTATCAGAGCATCTACGGGCGCAAAGAGAGGACCGTGAAGACCACAACCAATTGTTGTGAGCGGCTGAAGGTCCATTTTGGAGCCGATCGGCAGCTCATCGAGATAGATACGGATGCCCTCGCCGGTTTCGTGCGCTGGCGGCAGTCCGGTGAGCGGAAGGTCGGCGCGTACGCGATCAATCGCGATCTCGCCACGATTCGCGCCGCCTGGAGACACGCCCATGAGGACGGGAAGGCGCCGGAGCCCCCGCGATTCAGGTTGCTGACGACGGACGAACCCAACCCGAAACCGGTCATGCGCGAGGAGTTCGCCCTGCTGATGCTGCATGCCGACAGACGGTTGAAGGCAATTTTCGCTCTGGCCGGTGTCCTAGGTCTCCGGAACTCCGAGATCCGGCGTCTGAAATGGCGGGACGTCGACCTGATCAACCGACGTCTTCGCGTCGACATGCTCCATTCGAAAAATCGCAGCGAGCGGACGCTACCAATCCCAGGTGCAGTCTTGGAGATCCTCCAGGAACACCGCGCAGATCGTTCGGAGTCCGGCCCGTCGGATCTGATCTTTGTCAACCGATTCGGAAGGATGTACACGGACTACGGCCTCGCAAAGGTGGCGCGTCACGTCTGGGAGCAGACGGGTCTATTGGAGGATCGCCCGGGTACAAAGGTGCTTCACGATCTACGTGCGACGGCAGCTACCTTCATGGTCGAGGCCGGAGCATCGACCGAGACACTGCGTTCCAACCTCGGCTGGAAGAGCCGCGACGTAGTAGAGCGTTATGTCAAGGCGTTTGAGCAGAGCCGGAGCAAGGCGGTTGAGGCCGTCGCCGACGCACTTCTGTAGCGGCCGGCTCCGGCTCCGTCTGAATCGCCGTCAGGAGAATCCAAGGCAGGCCGGGGACCCGCTACACAACGCCCTCAGGCAGGGCTGGCGAGGCAGAAGGTGCTGATATCTTCCATCTCGCGTATTCCGGGGACATCGAGGAAGTGTTGTTTCAGTTCCGTCGCATCGAAGCTCTCCACCCGGAAGCCGTGACTCTCGAGCAGCTTCCGGAATTCCTGCCGACTCCAAGCGTTCTGATGGTTGAATACATAGGATGGCTCTCGATCCACAACTGCTGTGCGAAGACGAGAGGCGATCTCATGAGGGGAGTCGAGAGCCAGGAGGTCGTCCCGCATGGCCGCGATCTGGGTCGGTGGCCCATGGTAGGCGTCGCTCCCATCTCGCCGATCCTTCGAGAAGTGGTCCCCGTAAACGTCATTCCAGAAGCCGCAGAAGACCATCGCCGCCCGACTATCAAGGCAGTCAGCAACCTTGCGGCTTGGCCAAGTCGTACTCACTGCTTCGAAGTCCCATTGCTCACCGAAGAAGCTGGGGTCCCCACTCCTCCAGCAGTCCAACGCCCGGTCGAAGTCTGGGATCTTCAGAAGGAGCGTCCCGTCAGAGCGGATCACTCGCCGCGCCTCGTCGAGGGTACGATCTACCGTAGCGTCGTTCAGGTGTTCGAGACAATGGGAAGAGTACACGAGTTTGACGGACGAGGACGGCACGGGGAACACCGCTCGCTCGTCGAAGGTGAAGGGGAAGGGGTTGAGGATACTCGGTGCGGCTTCCAGGTTGATCCACCCTGGCGATTGGAAGTGCGGACCGCCTCCCAGATTGACTCGACCGGAGAGGTTGGTGATAACCGGCAACTCGGTCCGAGTGCGTGTCCGCTTCTTCAGACGCTTTCGCAGCTTCTTGGAGGCCTTCCGCATCCTTCGCAAGAGGTTCGGCCGTTGTGTGACCGAAGGGGCTGGCGGCACGAACTTCGTAGCTTCCAGTTCGCGAACCACGTCCCCGGCGCAATCGAGCGGCACGCGGGCGTTCTGACCCGCGAACACACACACACTCGATGTCTCGTTTGCCGGAACGATCAAGACCTCGATGATCGGTCGGAGGTCTTGGGGCGAGGGCCGGCCGCGATGCAGTAGAACCGAGGGGTCGATCAATGCACACACAGGGCGAGTCTCCTCGAGTCTGACGAACTCACCTCCGCGCGTGAGCATCTCGAAACTGCCGTTTGCATAGTTCGGCGGGC
This DNA window, taken from bacterium, encodes the following:
- a CDS encoding site-specific integrase, whose amino-acid sequence is MSKAQVVPQVRVYQRGHKWWYDIRLEGRRIRRPGGRSRNEAQASGAQFLASGAQRSPAGTLGAILDSWVAYQSIYGRKERTVKTTTNCCERLKVHFGADRQLIEIDTDALAGFVRWRQSGERKVGAYAINRDLATIRAAWRHAHEDGKAPEPPRFRLLTTDEPNPKPVMREEFALLMLHADRRLKAIFALAGVLGLRNSEIRRLKWRDVDLINRRLRVDMLHSKNRSERTLPIPGAVLEILQEHRADRSESGPSDLIFVNRFGRMYTDYGLAKVARHVWEQTGLLEDRPGTKVLHDLRATAATFMVEAGASTETLRSNLGWKSRDVVERYVKAFEQSRSKAVEAVADALL
- a CDS encoding methyltransferase domain-containing protein → MTDRYRDLPAGDSGQPLEHALNLYGARCETEWLRDRNEQGHKSEFLERGVFVKYIPDDVVDGLRGFVAEDRAAPFSVSDCKPGYLRSDLQMDTERILNAQNRYYPPPDSFASRVLEEFLGSMEDEIEMQLAHPWRVVNVRAWSAMPGGSEGPNAWHFDGFSRYVRKLMFFLCPPNYANGSFEMLTRGGEFVRLEETRPVCALIDPSVLLHRGRPSPQDLRPIIEVLIVPANETSSVCVFAGQNARVPLDCAGDVVRELEATKFVPPAPSVTQRPNLLRRMRKASKKLRKRLKKRTRTRTELPVITNLSGRVNLGGGPHFQSPGWINLEAAPSILNPFPFTFDERAVFPVPSSSVKLVYSSHCLEHLNDATVDRTLDEARRVIRSDGTLLLKIPDFDRALDCWRSGDPSFFGEQWDFEAVSTTWPSRKVADCLDSRAAMVFCGFWNDVYGDHFSKDRRDGSDAYHGPPTQIAAMRDDLLALDSPHEIASRLRTAVVDREPSYVFNHQNAWSRQEFRKLLESHGFRVESFDATELKQHFLDVPGIREMEDISTFCLASPA